The Thermococcus peptonophilus genomic sequence GGCGTTGCCCAGGATGGAGACGCTGACAGGGCGGTTTTCATCGACGAGAACGGCCGCTTCATCCAGGGCGATAAGACCTTTGCACTCGTTGCCGACGCAGTCCTTAGGGAGAAGGGCGGTGGACTGCTTGTGACAACAATAGCGACTTCTAACCTCCTCGACGACATAGCGAAGAGGAACGGCGCGAAGGTCATGCGCACTAAGGTGGGAGACCTCATAGTTGCCAGAGCTCTTCTCGAAAACAACGGCACCATAGGCGGCGAGGAGAACGGCGGCGTTATCTTTCCTGACTTCGTGCTCGGCAGGGACGGGGCGATGACCACAGCGAAGATAGTCGAGATATTCGCCAAAAGCGGCAAGAAGTTCAGCGAGCTGATAGACGAGCTGCCAAAGTACTACCAGTTCAAGACGAAGAGGCACGTTGAGGGTGACAGGAAGGCTATAGTTGCCAAAGTGGCAGAGCTTGCAGAGAAGAAAGGCTACAAGATAGACACCACCGACGGGACTAAGATAATCTTCGACGACGGCTGGGTTCTCGTGAGGGCAAGCGGGACAGAGCCAATAATCAGGATCTTCAGCGAGGCCAAGAGCGAGGAAAAGGCAAAGGAGTACCTTGAGCTTGGGATTAGGTTGCTTGAAGAAGCGCTTAAGGGTTAAATCTCTTCCACCTTTTTATTATATCAGCGGCCTCTTCCACGCTCATCGGGATTTCATCTATTTCCAAGAGATGAAAGAGCCTTACTATCTCGGGCACGTCGAGGTTGGCCCGCTCTATCAGTTCAGGCCTTGAAAACAGTTCTTTCGGTGTCCCTTCGAAGAGGAGGGACTTATCGAGCACGTATACTCTGTCCGCTAGTCTTATAAGCCTCAGATCATGAGTAACGACGACTACTGTTTTTCCCTCAGCCTTCCACCCTCGTATCATGTCGATGACAAAGTTCCTGTTCTTTAGGTCAAGGTCGCGCGTCGGCTCATCGAGAAGGAGAACCTCTGGATCCATGCTCAGAACCGCCGCTATTGAGGCCTTCTTTTTCTCCCCTCCGCTCAGGCTGTAGGGGTGCCTGCCGGAAAGGTGCTCTATGCCGAGCAGTTTCAGTGCCCCAACTGCCCTCTCTATTCCTTCTCTTCTGCCCCAGAGGTGAATAGGCCCAAATGCAACATCGTCCAGGACGGTTGCACTGAAGAGCATAACATCTGGGCTCTGGAAGAGAAAGCCGACTTTCCTCCGGAATTCCCTGTCAGTCATTGTCTTCTCCCTTATCGGTTTGCCCTCGAAAAGAACTTCCCCTTCGGTTGGCATGATAAGCGCGTCCATTATCTTCAGGAGCGTTGTCTTTCCGGCCCCGTTGGGGCCTACGATAGCCAGCGTCTCCCCCCTTTTGACTTCCATGTTTATTCCCTTTAATGCCCATTCGCCGGTAGGATAGCGGTATGAGACATTTCTAAGCTCGTAAACCCTCATGGTAGGCCCACCTTGGTAGCTATCACCCCAAAGAGCAGTAAAAACGCTGTGAGGGATATGATCAGGTAGTCCACGGCCTCTATCTTAAAGCCCTCGACCGGCGGAACCTCGTTTTTATAGCCCCTTGAGAGCATCGCGTAGTACACCTCCTCCCCAAGGGCGCTGGCCTTTATGAAGGTTGCTCCTATGTGCTTTCCGGCCTCCTTCCAGCTCTCAACCATACCTAGGTCTCCTGCGAGCCTGGCTCTCCTCGCGTGCATGGAATCCAGGAGGAGCTTTGAGAGGAGGAAAGTGTAGCG encodes the following:
- a CDS encoding energy-coupling factor ABC transporter ATP-binding protein, giving the protein MRVYELRNVSYRYPTGEWALKGINMEVKRGETLAIVGPNGAGKTTLLKIMDALIMPTEGEVLFEGKPIREKTMTDREFRRKVGFLFQSPDVMLFSATVLDDVAFGPIHLWGRREGIERAVGALKLLGIEHLSGRHPYSLSGGEKKKASIAAVLSMDPEVLLLDEPTRDLDLKNRNFVIDMIRGWKAEGKTVVVVTHDLRLIRLADRVYVLDKSLLFEGTPKELFSRPELIERANLDVPEIVRLFHLLEIDEIPMSVEEAADIIKRWKRFNP